atactgatgcatcattacatggtttaggatgtgttttgatgcaggatcgacatgttgtggcatatgcctcgagacagctgaaaccacacgaaacaaggtaccctgtgcatgacttggagttggcagccattatctttgccttgaagatatggcgacactatttatatggtacctcgtttacgatttatactgatcataagagcttgagatttttgtttacccagacagagttgaatatgagacagagtcGATGGTtagatttgctgaaggattatgattgtgagattgaatatcatcctggtcgagccaatcttacagctgatgcattgagccgtaaagtgagttgtactgcagaggatgtgagtcgtttatcagctatgatgatgtcttgttgttccttgggatatgattttgatatctcgacgactcctatccaggtaTCTACCTTATTAGCTGAACCTGATATATATGGTTGTATTCGTGATGCACAAATGACAGACGAGAGAGTTCAGCGATGGAGGGAGTTAGTTTCTCAAAAACAAGATACTCGTTTTAGAGTGGCTGATGAtggcagtttgaggatgaatgatagatgggtAGTTCCTGATATATCTGAGTTGCGCTAGGGCCTGTTGCGGcgtgcacattgtagtcgatattctatccaccctagtggcaagaagatgtataaggatctacgctctcagttttggtggaagggaatgaaacgtgatgtgattgattttgtatgtcgatgtcttaattgtcaacagatcaaagctgagaggagaaggccgggaggtgaattgaggagtttagaagtgccgacttggaaatgggagcacatatcgatggattttgtgactcatttgccaagaagcagtggaactattgatgctatttgggtgattgttgatcgattgacgaaagttgcacattttataccctatagcatgagtagtacgtacttgacgatggcacagttgtatatacgagagattgtacggttgcatgggattccagtgtctattatttctgatagagatcctcgatttacttctcatttttgggaaggattgcagactgcgatggagacagagttgagattgagtacagcttatcatccccagacagatggtcagactgagcgtactattcagacgctggaggatatgttgcgtggctatattatggattttaaatctgcttggcagtcatctattccattggtggagtttgggtataacaatagttatcagagtagtattcagatggctccatttgaggcattgtatgggagacgTTGTAGATCTCTGTTATACTGGGATGATGTTGAGCGAGCTGCGGTTACCggtcctgatatgattcataagatggaacagaaagtaaagttgatacagcggcgattgaaagcagctcaagatagacaggccgccTATGCAAATAAAAGACGAAGACCATTAAAGTTTCAGCAGGGCGATCGAGTACTTTTGAAAGTTTCTCCTTTTCGTGGCACAATACGATTTGGTATGAAAGGAAACTTGGCACCGAGGTATGTTGGCCCGTATGAGATATTGCAGCGGATAGGCACTTTGGCTTATCGATTGGCtctacctccatctttatctggtattcatgatgtatttcatgtgTCGATGTTGTGGAAATATGAGCCTGACCCTTCACATGTGTTGGATATTTATGAGGTTCAGTTAGATCCTGACGtgtcttatgttgagagaccagtttgtattttggatcgatctgaaCGGAAGCTTCGTAGTAAGCTTATACCGATGGTGAAGGTTCAGTGGGAACATAGAGtgtcgaagaggccacttgggagacagagcggcatatgagggagttctacccctacttattctgatggtatgacgtatcttttatttatgcgtgttattactgttgttgattaatttcggggtcgaaattcatttaagaggggtagaaatgtaatgcctgaagtaaatatcacaatttgttgatttagtaatgtgagattactaaataattaatgattttgaaagagtgaaatatgacgtattttggtcatatgaagtttaaatgatttgaaatttggatataacgtagaaaaatcaaaaatataaaagtttcatgttttgagttttgaaaaatttgatcgtttgactggtccaaaaaGATATACGGtgttaaaaatgttaaatattatatattatattatattatattatattaataaaatattaatataatataatataatattaaaaaaataataataaatgataAATATGAAAAGCTTCATCGAGAATGGTAATTCCTTTGACAGTGAGTTCTTTaacagtgagttcgagagagaATAAAGAAGAAGAATAGATATAAAGTTttcgattttcttttcgatcgtgcgacttatcggtttatccaatcgacgaaccgacttcatttttgggatcgttgacatgaggtcttcgatttgagatataaattttatagttttggtgatatttgaaattcgtcgatttctggaataaatccgataaattgttaaatcatactgaaattgaagattgttgaatagtgtatgatcttaacgaagtagagaagattattgtgttgttgttttgaactattcctaaattattataattatggatttttaatcgttgaaTTGAAATTGGTGAGTTGTTTGTCagctgttattaattctgattatatagtctacgaagtataggttacacgttgatataaagttttcgcaatttaacggatgttgtaaaatagtctattatttgatgttaaattaattagggtgtatttgatggtagtattgtgaattaaatacaccagaatattaaattattgaacgataataatttataatcgagttttatattttgttgaattaattgttgttgggctatttgatgttatatattgaggctgttatgattgtgttgatacggtgacaatgatctgataactattgttgaattaattgttgttgggctatttgatgttatatattgaggctgttatgattgtgttgatacggtgacaatgatctgataattattgttgaattatttagatacatcacaagcctcaggatcaaagaaatagccagattgtatatatattcgattatcaggtacgtgttgacgtacgagcatatgttgttattgtttagtattgatgaatactattgcgttgaacgatgataaatcaccggaattgggtgatttaatattatatttgttgttgtttattattgttgatattgttgactatcgttgttgggagacgtctcgttgatgttatcacgttgatgttgttcgttcaacgatattgatgtcgccggagttggggtgcgacgtatcgttgatgttgttgttcgttcgacgatattgctgtcgtcggtgttggggtgcgacgtatcgtcgatgtttttgttgcattgtgatgttgttgaggttgttgttggCTTGATTGTTCAGAGACAGCAAaggggtatttctgttatcattacagttatattttatattgttgatgatataactgttatgtattttgatgatgattgttgtgtatgctcaccctttgagggctgtttctgttgggcaggttacaggactatgcgtgagacatgatagtggtgaaggactaggtgtgtctagttaAACAGTCATGTAGTTGAttagtagatagagacagtataatttattgtcttatttgagttatgtgTGTATGTATTTTTTATACTGTTCTactacactgacgtagatagtgtggtgattgcactattttgtcgtatatgcattatattatgacgtcgtcgaaaagaaaatttttatgcatattacgtcacatgttgtatTATTACGTGGccaggtttggggcgccacagtTTGAGTCTTGGAAGAAGCTTGatctttaaagaaaaatatgcaGCATAACTTAAGATGCTAGCTAGAGGAAGGCTGTCCGACTTGATTTCATAGTATCCAACTTGAAACACGTTAATACAAAGAAATAGTAACTGAACCTTGAAATAACTCGATGTTATATCCACTAtgtgtgtatatgtatatgcGTGTTTATGTATGCATGTGTTGTAgctataaattatttaattggtATCCAAAATCTTATCATAATAGCGAACTGGGGCATTTGccaaagagtaggtctcttgtgagacggtctcacgaatctttatatgtgagacgggtcaatcttaccgatattcataataaaaagtaatactcttagcataaaaattaatattttttcatggatgatccaaataagatatccgtctcacaaaatacaacccgtgagaccgtctcacacaaatttttgtctttgcCAAAACCCATGAGAGTGAAAAAACCATACGgatatgataaaaataaatattatgaatgcttaaTCTATATGTCTTTATAAGGACTATTCAAGTTGAACTTTTCATATTCTCTCGCATAatgtgatgttttgaaggattaaattaatataattatgatTCACATAAGGATAATCGAATATTCACAATAATGATGCTAAATTACATATTCTATACTATCACtggtaaaatttaaattttgaaaaaattatacTTATTCTCTTTAAACTTGATATTTTGTAGTAATGGGCGTATATACTCAATTATTTGTACATGCATGTTAGGTGTATGCACAATAAATAAGTGTTTCTTCCGAAATCGACTCATATGTACAGTGGCGTAACTTGGGTGGGTGATAAGCACAAAAAGAATTATCGTTTTGCATtctattttatgttattttcgtGGTTATCTGGCTTGTTTACGTCATATTTTTTGATGTTATTCATTGAGTTTGTATTTGTCGTATAATGTTGACGAAAGctaaaagaaataaagaaaattgGTGAAAAATCAACAAACTATGTCACGTAAGTAAATCCCTTGAGAATTAAAAGGGTTTATTTCACTCTACTCTTAAGGGTAGTGCCCTTAATCCACTTGATCATGTGATGAGTTGATTAATCATGGCCATATATCCAACCATAATTCATCAACTCGGCATATATGTCATGTTATGAGCGGATTAAAAGCATTAGTCTCAATGGTAAGATCTACTTAACCAAGGAAAAGTTAGGTAAGTTTATCAAAGTCGAGCCAAAAGCCAAGAAAAAACCCAAGTGCTTATGAAGTAAAAAACTTTTGTCAAACATACGTTCATATATACCTACACTAGCGTGAGTATCAAGGCAAATCTAAAATTTGTATCATATCCATTCCAAGCTCGATTTTCATGATTTCAAACATGGAAAGGATTGTGATATTATGAAGGCTTTTCAAAGGAACTATATAAAAAGAGAAACCCTAATCCATTAGAAAAAAACTTTTGACGCTTCACGTCGGATGCTAGGTTTTGGAAGAGAGAAAGCCCAACTTCAAATATATATGCAATCACTTTAAGCTTAAAAATGCAATTTCATTATTAAGGTAATACACTGATATTTTGCGATACAACTGATGCTACATGTATATCAGCATTAACGGCCCCAAGTTACTGTCGTAAGGCGAAACAAGAATTTCTTGTATTTTCCCCTTTTGTCGTGTTGTATATTGAAAGACTTATTCGAGGAATGGTATTAGACAATAGGATCTCGACTGACTATTATTACAgaggtctcacgaatctttatctgtgagacggatcaaacctaccgatattcacaataaaaaataatactcttagcataaaaagtaatattttttcatagatgacccaaataagagatctgtctcacaaaatacgacctgtgagactgtttcacacaagttttttcctattattatcattatcaacaatttaaaatacactatattggtttaaaaaataattcaaagttgAATCTACATGATTTGAAATCCATGAAACTaaccaaataatatatatatatataagtaaagttgaaatacttaaaataactgACTTTGTTatcatgatatattttttgttaaacTAAAAAAACTCATCTTCTTATATTacgaaatatttaattttatttaataaaaatatcataaaaccTTATGTAAATAGAGCATATATCTTGTGACACGGTCTCACAGATCTATATCTATAAAACTGGTCGACCAGACTCATACCTAACATGAcaagtaataattttgatataaagtaatattttttaacgaGTTGAGTCAGATTAGATATATGTCTCATTAAATTAGGCGTAAAACTGTCTctctcacaagagtttttgtaATATAAATTTGTATTTAATCTATAACtaacatatcataatataatatttttaaaatctttattatagtcttaaattttaaatgattatatcacgtataacataaaattattattattgtcattatatatatatatatatatatatgtatatatatataataaaccattttaaaaaattattagtttcaatataatatctaaTTTTTTTGTATTGTAAAATTATATTCTTAAGGAGCAATAATATTCGACTgagaatttcaaattcaaatccaCCAAATATTTCATtccaaataattcaaatgcGGCCCCAAGTAAACTATTGAATAGATCttacaatttttgaaatttgaaggaCCATTTTGAAATGTCGTAAAACTTCAAGGGCCTGCTCTCATTTTCACCTCACGACCTTGTCGTTTCTTCCACAAACATTCTTCAACAAACCAATCAATGAGAAATTGAGATGGCGTGGGCAGGCGAACGTCCAAGTGAGATGACCCCCTATCCATGATATgcctaataaaataaaaaagcatcagaaaaatttattaaattaatatcaaatcataatataaaaatatttatatctatatcaaaataattatattatatatattaatatcttGTTATAGTTTAGATCTTTTAATtaactttttttaaattaattttgaaacTTGAGATGAAATTACAATTCacaaaaatttgtatgagaTGGTCTTACGAgctatattttgtgagacaaatctcttatttgggtcatccataaaaaaatattattttttatgttaagagtattactttttattgtgaatatcagtagagttGACCTGCCTCACAGattaaaattcgtgagatcgtctcataaaaCACCTATTCATTACGATTATATTCTAACTCAGTTCTCAACAAAACCAAAATTATTAGACAAATAGTTATTTTATATGACACCTTCTTTCTTTTGTCATCAGATGTTTTATTATTTACTAAAATAACACTTATTTTGTGTcttttatgttttttatttaCGAAAAATGTCACTCGTCTttgtaaaataataaaaaatttatgtatCTATTACATTTTGATGTCTATTTATTTACAaagcataatttttttaaaaaaaattccatttattatttatttattattgttttcgttaaaaaaaataattatacaaacACAAGTTGAGAATACTAATCAAGAAAATAAGGGGAAAACTGTCGtacctaattttttttatatatatataaaatgacTACAGATATGAAATATCAGTCTCTTTCCAAATTGATTGGCTCGTCCTATCAACCATCCTTTAATAATTGGATAACATTACACATGTTTAAAAGAAGGTATAAAATGTTCGATCCGATTCGATAAGAAAAATAAGTGAGAAGATGGTAATTGTTCTTGGGCCTCTTcaccaaaataattttaaattatactaatttatttttatataaaatgttttttttacattaaaaatattaaactaaCTTTTTTATGAAATTGAATTTTACCACAAAATAGGAAATAATCTCTTATTCACTTGAATTTTATCCTAGGTGAGTCTGGGTGGCAAATATATCTAGGTTAAACATTTTAATAGTGTTTGCCTTATCACTCTTTGAGCAATTTTATGTTGCACCCGTTTGTAatattgttgggtgcaataattgtccctgcttggtagagcgatcgaaccatgatgcttgagctgctgtgcgatttaaaagatttgagttgcaccactACTACTAGCTATACCtattggtaaagcggcaagcactCGATCCTACAAATACACTTGGTGTAATATTTTCCGTTGATTTTTATGGATCTCACATTATTAAATGTGGGACTCATGAAATGCGAGACCATAGATGGCAATGAGACAAGGCGGGGACGAGTTTGTCATCCTCATCCTTGTCCTCGAATTCCATCTATACTCTCATACTCGCCTTGATCTTTTTTTCAGGTTCGGGGATTTTCCGAGCCTGAAACTGCAGAGATCAAATCCTCATCCCGCCGTCATCcttgtttcaaaaatattaatgagGCAAGACAGGGGTTCAGGGATTCCCCGATCCtgaaacttcagagatcaaatTTCCATCTCCACGCCCATCctcgtttcaaaaatattaacgaGGCAAGACAGGAGTGGGTAAGGGAATTTTTCCGaaacaaaacttattattatatgatattatcaatattaatattaatactaatattaatattgttaatattttaaaaaaataatattattattatattaaataaactaatggtattaatatttttattgctagtattattttttatgcggGTTCGAAGATTTTTTATGTGGGTTCGAAGATGTAGATAATATCCTCGTACATTCCGGAaattttttctgaaaaaattagAGATCATTTTCCCTATTTCGGATTTTTTCCACGAGTCCCCAAACCCATAAAAAAATTGTCATTTCTCTGTGATACCCATGAAAATCAACCATTATCACTCCCACCAGGTGTGTGGAGATGTAACACGCCCGGTGGGCATATAATTTCCTCTTTcttgatgaaatatttttatattgtcttctttcgtttaataatttatatttaaaatattaataaaaataatgacCTTATCCTTGCACCagtattttataatttttattacacACCAAGTATTCCTAATACCATTTCTTTAATGTCCAAATCAATATCATGCCCATTGATATACTCCTTAAACATTGTTGGGTATGCCATGTTTATCACTCCATCATCCACCAAATTATGCTATCTTATATTATAAAATCAATTTGGTATAGTTTGATACACGGGATAAGGAagaaattgataaataatcctcccTATCTCACGTTTAGTACTTTTTTAGAAAGCTCATGATAATATCATGAGCCCTTGATAAATAACTTTATATAAGGATAAAATATCTCATCTATTAGATgcgataattttaatttaatgataaaatacacaacaaatgacttaattgccaTCGATTTATAAAAATCCTAAACACTATCTTCTctcatatcatattatataatatataaaattaggtaaaataaataaatcatgcaagcactgtCGGCGCATGAACAtataagaaatatgaactcaagcaacaactttgaaattataaaatttattatgataaagttaattttgtcattacaatataatatataaatttaatcactcttattaaaatcatacaaaacattaaatataatatcttaaatcttatttatcattaacttattcttatattatatatcatatgATTATCCTATTATGTGTATCAAACTATGCTTTACGATATTACATATCTTTCCCATTTACTCTCATTTGgcaataattataaaaattaaatatttatatatattagtttTATTCGATATTTTActcaaatttataaaattattataatcatatttcattttattatataaattatataacgACACACACATTATTCATCAATTTATCTCACAAAACAATGGTTATATATTAAGAACATGCTGTCACATCGAGTGAAaaattgagatttttttttctcatttctaATTATGAACATAACTATTTACATGGTAGCATATATATTGAAGGTTATTTCATattattttacaataaaatttcatgaaactCGGTTTTAcgtatcaattttatgagatagatcttcaatctgatttgaatcataaaaaatataatttttatgtcaaaattattaattttcatcGTATGAAACGAATTGACTCATTTGGAAGGTAAAAATCCATTAGATCATCTCATAAGATAACTAAGATAACTgctcaatataaaatatattaattgatTCCTTACTAAAATTGGTATGTTTTGAAATCTACATTTctgattttttatataattatatttacgaattaaaaatctatttttatATTTCCCGATATAGCCACTATTTCTATATTGTCTTTATAATTTAAAGCCTTCAAAGTTCAAATAACTACTTATATTCATCAAAACCCAAAAATAGAATTCAAAttaatttgataatatttataAACAAATATTCATGTAGTTTACCGACACAACGAAAATTATTTATTACAAAACCAAATATTGCGAAAATcacaataatatttataaattattatttcccATCTCCTATCCCGGGATACGTAAAAATATACGTATTTCtttaaataagtaaaaaaaaaaaaaacataaattcatCCTTGTCCAAAAGATTCTCAGGATTATACTCGTAACTTGAGGTTGAACTTTATAGGATTTTTAAGtaagaaaaattttcttgagttCAGAGAAGAACACGTTTCATCGAGGTGGATTGGATACCATAGGAAGTAGGAACCTTCGTTTATTGCAAATTTGTTTTTTCAGTtcataataaaataatcaaacacaGGCACACGTAAATGGTGATTAGCGAGGTAATGAGAGATTATAGTCCTGATAAACTGTAGGATGGCGAGGTTACCCCTTCCCTATCCATTTCTTTTGGCTCCATCATATAAGCTAGACGATAGCAAAAACAGGGACCCTCCTTCCAAAAAGTGCACACAATTGTGAATTTCCTCCCCCCACTGTCAGACAAGATTATATATAAGCACACAACAGATGGAGGGCCTGTGTATCGGATGAGGGAGATAGAGAGGAGTTGAAGAATTAgagggaaaaaaattaaaaaacagaATTGGGTTTTACTTTTTGTGGATTATTTTGGCTGATGCTATAATTTATTAGTTACAATTCTATGGATCTGGGGAGTTTCAGCGTTATTATCACTGCCAGCTTCCACTGTATACATTGTATTGCTTGCAGTTACTTTGCTTCGtcgtcatcatcatcatctttgTCTGTGTCTTCCTCGTGTTTTGGAAGTTACCACTCGGCACCCGGAATGTTCTCTGTTAACCCCTCCTTTAAACCCTCATCTCCTAAGATTTCCAAAGCTTTTATCTTCACTGGTTTTCGACGAGGAGAAAGCTTTAttttttgagttttcttgatTGCTTGCCCCTCTTTACTTCTTTTTTGGTTCTTGCGGGATTTTTGCTGCTTTTTGGCGTTTTATAACAACAGTGTCGCCTTTTGAGCTTAATCTCAGCAAccgttttgttttgttttttcttttcttgaGAAGCTGGGGCTTTTGAagagaaatttcaagaaaatccggTCTTGTCCTAATTATTTAATGGGAAATTGAAGAATGATGTGTGTTTCTTTACCTGGGTTTGGTAACCAGCACATGATGATTACTGGAGGGATCGACTTATCTTCTGTCGCTATGCCGCCTTTGGGAACTTTTGGCAGGTAAAATGACGATTTTGAGTTCAAGATTTAATGGGTTTTGATGGATTTCTTGTCAAATCACATGCAACTGATAGCTATGGCGtattatttatagatttattgaATGTGAGTTTAACTTAGCATCATCAGgtatgattttgattgtattcaTGGATGTTGGAGTGCCTGTGGCAAAGGGAAATTGAACTATATGACTGCTAAAACAGCTAGAAATGCTGCAGTTAAAAAGATGAATCGGAGCCTTTCACCTCTGGCTTCTTGTACTGTGGCCGTAGCAGCCGTATCGTGTAATTCGTCGAGGGCCAATTTGTACAAGGAGGTTGAATTAGTTTATTGTGATATCTTCTTTTGTTGAAACCAGagtgaaacttaaattttttatatcttATAAGTCTGTCGGTTGTGGAATTATGTGAAACCTTGATTCATATGTTTATGATATGTCAGCTTCTTGAGGCTGCGAGAGTGAAATTTACTCGGGAGATATGTTTTCAGTCCAAGGACAAAGATATCTCACTTGCAAAGGTGATTCTTGCAATATTCTTTTGCTCAAgagtattcatgctcaatgatTGGAGTAATTGCTTCTACGAGCAATTGTGGAATGATTTACAAGTTTGAGAATTTCATGCATCTAATAGACAAATATTTTAGATTTTGTTTTTCCTCTTGGGCTTATGGTATTATAAATGCAAAAATAATATACTATTACCTAAAATTTGATGGATTTGTATAAGAAATTTTTTGTTTGGCGTTTTGTATTTAAAGGCTGGGTTTGCTGTTTTTAATTGTGTTCCTTCACTTGGAATTGGTTCTTTAGGCTTTGCTTTATGTGGCTGTTGAAGATGAGGCATTGTTGGCTTTTAACCGTGAAATCGACGCCCATTCAGTCCGTAATGAACGAAGAGAGATGCCATCACCGTCTAACATGCAATCATGGAACTGTGTGGAAGCTATGCCAATAGCCGGAAAGAATATGAATGAGTGGTTGATTGAGCTAGACACGATATCAAGGGAAGTCGAAGCCGAGCTTGTGTCGAGAGATATAGGATGCGATTTAGTAGAAGTTTTGGATGCTGTGAACAAAGTTCTTTTCGAATTGAGACGTTTCAAAAGGTCGCCTGTACTAGTAGATTCAAAGTGTTTGTACTTGCACACTGTATTAAGCTCTGGATGCGCCAGTGGTAAGGTTCCATCAGTATATGTTTGAGAATCATTAGATTTCCTAGTTTATGTGAACTGTGTTACTTCTGATATGTTCATGGTTAGAAGGCAAGATTTCCCCTGAAATTGTCGgtgtaattttgacagcaatTTTGCTAAGTGTGATTTATATCGAAGTTTGCCGACGACTTAATCTGACCATTGTGGGATCTCGTGTTGGGGAAGATTTTTTGATATGGCCCCCAACCAGGAACCCTGAGGTACATTAGTTTTTCACTTATTTCGGTTGGCATGCAGTGGTTATCCCATATAATAGCTTGTGATTAGTTGCGATAATTGTGTGACGGAGCATTTGTTTTTTGCCAAAAGTTATAGTTAATTGTAACAATAATTAAATATGTTAACCATACATCAACCCAAAATGCCAAGTTTTGACGATTTGCCATGTATGCTACTCTATAATTTGGGGAAAT
This window of the Primulina tabacum isolate GXHZ01 chromosome 4, ASM2559414v2, whole genome shotgun sequence genome carries:
- the LOC142542960 gene encoding uncharacterized protein LOC142542960 isoform X1, with amino-acid sequence MMCVSLPGFGNQHMMITGGIDLSSVAMPPLGTFGRYDFDCIHGCWSACGKGKLNYMTAKTARNAAVKKMNRSLSPLASCTVAVAAVSCNSSRANLYKELLEAARVKFTREICFQSKDKDISLAKALLYVAVEDEALLAFNREIDAHSVRNERREMPSPSNMQSWNCVEAMPIAGKNMNEWLIELDTISREVEAELVSRDIGCDLVEVLDAVNKVLFELRRFKRSPVLVDSKCLYLHTVLSSGCASAILLSVIYIEVCRRLNLTIVGSRVGEDFLIWPPTRNPEELFRTTSGHSLFGIVNGKCVDDPRSKASDINSNSLLGLDIATNRDIVGISLANLIRLYWKRASKMNYGLMLTSPLRPFHKSEGKFNNDRGSNVPLLRPQELRLAIMASERLLILQPHNWALRRDFGMMLYYNREYEEAVQELSICMAFAPEEEAEILERFVEKLNLMQLETSWKSWEQKGGWLTVP
- the LOC142542960 gene encoding uncharacterized protein LOC142542960 isoform X2, translating into MMCVSLPGFGNQHMMITGGIDLSSVAMPPLGTFGRYDFDCIHGCWSACGKGKLNYMTAKTARNAAVKKMNRSLSPLASCTVAVAAVSCNSSRANLYKELLEAARVKFTREICFQSKDKDISLAKALLYVAVEDEALLAFNREIDAHSVRNERREMPSPSNMQSWNCVEAMPIAGKNMNEWLIELDTISREVEAELVSRDIGCDLVEVLDAVNKVLFELRRFKRSPVLVDSKCLYLHTVLSSGCASAILLSVIYIEVCRRLNLTIVGSRVGEDFLIWPPTRNPEELFRTTSGHSLFGIVNGKCVDDPRSKASDINSNSLLGLDIATNRDIVGISLANLIRLYWKRASKMNYGLMLTSPLRPFHKSEGKFNNDRGSNVPLLRPQELRLRCIYGKIGLRMTKL